In a genomic window of Malassezia japonica chromosome 4, complete sequence:
- the ubc7 gene encoding E2 ubiquitin-conjugating enzyme (EggNog:ENOG503NW12; COG:O), with amino-acid sequence MAGARNASAAVRRLTIEYKQLTNDPNTLFPAVGPISEDNYLEWEALLPGPDDTPFEGGVFSARLTFPPTYPLEPPTMRFEPPIFHPNVYPDGLVCISILHAAGDDPNMYESSAERWSPVQSIEKILLSVLSMLAEPNVESGANIDACKLFRDNHAAYEKVIRDQVQQQLGL; translated from the exons ATGGCGGGTGCGCGCAatgcgtcggcggccgtgcgccgtcTGACGATCGAGTACAAGCAGTTAACCAACGACCCGAACACGCTCTTCCCAGCAGTCGGTCCGATTTCCGAAGATAACTACCTGGAGTGGGAGGCGCTCCTCCCCGGCCCCGACGACACGCCGTTCGAAGGGGGGGTGTTTAGCGCACGCCTGACCTTTC cgccgacCTATCCGCTAGAGCCGCCTACGATGCGCTTTGAGCCGCCCATCTTTCATCCCAACG TGTACCCCGACGGCCTCGTCTGCATCTCGAtcctgcacgccgccggcgacgatCCCAACA TGTATGAGTCCTCTGCAGAGAGGTGGTCGCCGGTGCAGTCCATCGAAAAGATCCTGCTCTCGGTGCTGAgcatgctcgccgagccgaaTGTCGAGAGCGGTGCCAACATTGACGCatgc AAACTCTTCCGCGACAACCACGCGGCGTACGAAAAGGTGATCCGCGACCAGGTCCAGCAGCAGCTGGGGTTGTAG
- a CDS encoding uncharacterized protein (EggNog:ENOG503P5T7; COG:S), with protein sequence MDDVGTSSLFFHSSGGRRSDGDAGYSDRTPHLAESLRLNDAEIEFFDEVVDAIRPDSCSFVELKDAFNDAVGATAHLDRVARTLPPGVKDRRKAAELRLWNSLLAMVQVRGESWAERWDTVRVLLGLDPRGSDSDASLDMHDMSAVLASTSYAPRSFASSASYAPDTSRSYAPDTSRSYAPHTSRPYAPGPVATSRASYVRPLSPTPYTPAPWRLQGSPPLADDHASSEGSVSDDDVWAQDADRSTRDLDTVWQPGASAVSPVRVGLAPRLYERGRRTSTALDLPSPRQKRALAKAAHFHNEHTLTASLGHWQRRAAAVRKRYDLATRVDHQRLRAHAWAAWHDKYAGHHQALAHAAQYAARMRVTRAFDAWAARLSQRKAERDTAYEQALAAALDAIVARRSQSLERLAWTVWRQGHAHRTAVRYHDEGVMRVAFAVWRSRSDGARELERRGEAYARTLAAHALQRAWAQWRGRTTAHTDVHRAAAYWRRGQLQRAWTHWRRHARLAEIRNTAAGRLYADHSRTRVHAALHYWILRERAAYSERVRNAQLVRTVWNVWWVRFTEQSIARQAALGTFAANRTRTTLGSAWNAWKQRQAHWEHERMLAARTRDCRIVGLVWRQWRARLDVRRSDLASAATHCSAHLVRRAWAQWRAMRQHAQAARFRAESDREALRRHLQAWRFLRAERYHWRTCTALLHAKTSARIQREQLAHWLRRTSDVQALVRQADGVHAAVLIRKAFWQWKAIHERVQALDHAADRAVQTRDQALVRHVFSAWRERAAQARRERAALAQCAAMRRARLQQRALDAWRDRLAGRRLSYEVYVTLAARCKYVMRQYFSTWLARTSVQPLVDLRQKRLLVRALRHWAARARAKRAASLAAASLQRDALRTWRAKTEYMRELHNIQKLEGHRRRASSDFRHRLVFVPPTARFRAS encoded by the exons ATGGACGACGTAGggacctcgtcgctctttttccactcgagcggcgggcgccgctcggACGGGGATGCGGGCTATAGTgaccgcacgccgcacctcgccgagtcCCTACGTTTGAACGATGCAGAAATTGAATTTTTCGACGAGGTGGTCGACGCGATCCGCCCGGATTCGTGCAGCTTTGTGGAGCTCAAGGACGCGTTCAACGACGCGGtgggcgcgacggcgcacctcgaccgcgtcgcacgcacgctcCCACCCGGCGTAAAGGACCGGCgcaaggccgccgagctgcgcctaTGGAACTCGCTGCTCGCAATGGTCCAAGTGCGGGGCGAGTCGTGGGCCGAGCGCTGGGATACCGTGCGCGTATTGCTCGGCCTGGATCCTCGGGGGTCCgacagcgacgcgtcgctcgacatgCACGACATGTCGGCCGTGCTTGCGTCGAcgtcgtacgcgccgcgctcgtttgcatcgagcgcgtcgtacgCGCCGGATACCTCGCGGTCGTACGCACCAGATACCTCGCggtcgtacgcgccgcatACCTCGCGGCCGTACGCACCGGGACCCGtggcgacgtcgcgcgcgtcaTACGTCCGCCCCCTCTCGCCAACGCCGTACACGCCTGCGCCGTGGCGGCTGCAAGGCTCGCCGCCATTGGCCGACGACCACGCCTCTAGCGAAGGAAGCGTatcggacgacgacgtaTGGGCCCAAGACGCGGACCGCTCGACGCGGGACCTCGACACAGTCTGGCAgccgggcgcgtcggccgtgtCGCCGGTGCGTGTCGGCCTGGCGCCACGCCTCTAtgagcgcgggcggcgcaccagcaCTGCGCTGGACCTGCCGTCGCCACGGCAGAAACGCGCCTtggccaaggccgcgcaCTTTCACAACGAGCACACGCTTACCGCGTCCCTCGGCCACTggcagcgccgtgcggccgccgtACGCAAGCGCTACGACctggcgacgcgcgtcgaccaCCAGCGgctgcgagcgcacgcttgGGCGGCATGGCACGACAAGTACGCCGGCCACCACCAAGCccttgcgcacgcggcgcagtaCGCGGCGCGTATGCGCGTTACGCGCGCCTTTGACGCGTGGGCTGCGCGCCTGTCGCAGCGAAAAGCCGAGCGAGACACGGCgtacgagcaggcgctcgccgctgctcTAGACGCCATcgtggcgcggcgcagccagagtctcgagcgcctggcaTGGACC GTCTGGCGGCAAGGCCACGCGCACCGCACTGCCGTGCGCTACCACGACGAAGGCGtgatgcgcgtcgcgttTGCCGTATGGCGCAGCCGCTCCGACGGGGCACGCGaactcgagcgccgtggcgAGGCGTACGCACGCACTCTTGCGGcccatgcgctgcagcgtgcaTGGGCGCAGTGGCGCGGCCGGACCACGGCGCACACcgacgtgcaccgcgccgcggcctactggcgccgcggccagctgcagcgcgcctgGACGCActggcggcggcatgcgcggctcgccgagatTCGAAACACCGCGGCGGGGCGGCTGTACGCGGACCATTCGCGGACGCGTGTGCATGCTGCGCTACACTACTGGATTCTACgtgagcgcgccgcgtactCGGAGCGGGTGCGCAATGCacagctcgtgcgcaccgtgtGGAACGTGTGGTGGGTGCGCTTTACCGAGCAGAGTATCGCGAGACAAG CCGCTCTGGGCACGTTTGCTGCGAACAGGACCAGGACCACGCTCGGCTCCGCGTGGAATGCGTGGAAGCAGCGGCAAGCGCACTGGGAACACGAGCGGATGCTGGCCGCGCGTACGCGCGACTGCCGTATTGTCGGCCTTGTGTGGCGCcagtggcgcgcgcgcctcgacgtgcgccgcagcgaccTGGCGAGCGCAGCTACCCACTGCAgcgcgcacctcgtgcggcgcgcatggGCGCAGTGGCGCGCCATGCGTCAGCACGCCCAGGCCGCGCGATTCCGGGCAGAGAgcgaccgcgaggcgcttcgCCGCCATTTGCAAG CGTGGCGCTTTCTCCGTGCGGAGCGGTACCACTGGCGCACCTGTACCGCGCTGTTGCACGCCAAAACCAGTGCGCGGATCCAGCGGGAGCAGTTGGCGCACTGGCTGCGGCGTACGTCAGACGTCCAGGCGCTTGTGCGGCAGGCCGACGGCGtccacgccgccgtgctCATCCGCAAAGCATTCTGGCAGTGGAAGGCGATTCACGAGCGCGTCCAAGCGCTGGACCACGCCGCGGACCGCGCGGTGCAGACGCGCGATCAAG CCCTCGTGCGGCACGTCTTTTCGGCCTGGAgagagcgcgctgcgcaagcccggcgcgagcgtgcggcgctcgcgcagtgtgcagcgatgcggcgtgcgcggctgcagcagcgtgcgttagacgcgtggcgcgaccgcctcgcgggcCGCCGTCTGTCCTACGAAGTGTATGTGacgctcgctgcgcgctgCAAATACGTCATGCGTCAGTACTTTTCCACCTGGCttgcgcgcacgagcgtcCAGCCGCTTGTCGACCTGCGCCAGAAACgcctgctcgtgcgcgcgctgcgccactgggccgcgcgtgcgcgtgcaaagcgcgccgcgtcgctcgccgccgcgtcgctgcagcgcgatgcgctg
- the TSR2 gene encoding rRNA accumulation- protein (BUSCO:EOG09264ZDJ; EggNog:ENOG503P5NB; COG:S): protein MASDARDAKGASPAVANETPTKEQLQFARAVYIVLNLWPALRQAVLEGWGGPESGEKRDFLLSHLCDEYGNGGANTKPDLDDLIELIESYIAEEYDCQLEDDSAMWVAMHVCGAHKTIFEEGRGDVILAQLEDAFAKAGKTKVPSTTQRDEDEDEDEDEDDDDDEMDEAPAAPRPAAPQAEPEIDEDGFETVMPRRRR from the coding sequence atggcgagcgacgcaaggGACGCGaagggcgcgtcgccggccgtcgCGAACGAGACACCCACCAAGGAGCAACTGCAGTTTGCGCGTGCGGTGTATATTGTACTCAACCTGTggcccgcgctgcgccaggcggtgctcgagggcTGGGGCGGGCCCGAGTCGggcgagaagcgcgactTTCTCCTGTCGCACCTCTGCGACGAGTACGGAAACGGCGGCGCAAACACCAAGCCCGATCTTGATGACCTCATCGAGCTGATCGAGAGCTACATTGCTGAAGAGTACGACTgccagctcgaggacgacagCGCAATGTGGGTCGCAATGCAcgtctgcggcgcacacaAGACCATCTTTGAGGAGGGCCGTGGCGACGTGATTCTCGcacagctcgaggacgcaTTCGCAAAGGCGGGCAAGACCAAGGTGCCAAGCACCACGCAAAgagacgaggacgaggacgaggacgaggacgaagacgacgacgacgacgagatggacgaggcgccggccgcaccgcgcccTGCGGCACCGCAGGCTGAGCCAGAGATTGACGAGGACGGATTCGAGACGGTAatgccacgccgccgccgctga
- the RIM20 gene encoding pH-response regulator protein palA/rim20 (COG:S; EggNog:ENOG503NUZ5), whose protein sequence is MANVLGIGAPRSAHVPLRDGMLAYLREAYPDIHADLFEQDIEAWESARDACLALPVAASSIASWSRYATQLAFMLSVLDRNAGAKDAEHTALGVAFPWASGVEGGRAVAYTSLAVERACVVQSIAAQYALLGCGESRNDKESIKRATAYFQQAAGVLALLETLAGADVQQAQPPVELTTGAVRALRYLMLAQAQECFWQKAAQDGLKDTTIAKLAKSVSDLYESSAGAANASALPAGWKNHILFKHYHFAAAAQYRKSNDDLAEKRYGDELGRLLLAASYVRRALALPTRTLPLPALAEDLQGLQAIVDTNLARAERDNQLIYLEPTTSEANLPLIGAALMAKEAPSDLQAPLASIGRPEHELWFYRLITYGIDVAERLYADRKRHFIASTIEPILVRLDTSAAETRSALDLPGLLDRIESPRRMPAAWATYTSTLQKTGGYAALTRKSESVQHTAALCHDLVAEVDGILGRARPNLPEASVVRQHELQTLWRQYRRTLSEAASSDATVREKMASVRPALDALQRGGAALADLLTPQSAALERARRDLAPELRALRANLEQVDDGAAQRRTLLLQLRTACDSDAIRTRLVDAARERHLGDVAQTHTVDPAALQDVLEAGMDKYTPYHARADALAAEQAAQLRGLREKTERLLTHGALAAALDAQDAAHARVDDAYDEYATLLQHLDEGAGFYERLFGLLRTFRAEVHDWLEGVSGRAPQWGAFPGGDIQFRDT, encoded by the exons ATGGCCAACGTCCTTggcatcggcgcgccgcgctcggcgcatgtgccgctgcgcgatgGGATGCTTGCGTACTTGCGCGAAGCATACCCCGATATCCACGCTGATCTCTTTGAGCAGGACATTGAGGCGTGGgagagcgcgcgcgacgcgtgcctcgcgctgcccgtagccgcctcgagcatcgCTTCTTGGAGTCGGTacgcgacgcagctcgcgtTCATGCTCagcgtgctcgaccgcaACGCCGGCGCAAAAGACGCCGAGCATACCGCGCTGGGCGTCGCCTTTCCGTGGGCCTCGGGCGTCGAAGGCGGCAGGGCCGTCGCGTACACCTCGCTGGCGGTGGAGCGCGCGTGTGTCGTGCAGAGCATCGCGGCGCAGTACGCGCTCCTGGGCTGCGGCGAATCACGGAACGATAAGGAGAGTATCAAGCGCGCGACCGCCTACTTTCagcaggccgccggcgtcttggcgctgctcgagacgctcgcgggcgccgacgtgcagcaggcgcagccgccggtcgagcttacgaccggcgcggtgcgcgcgctgcgctaTCTGATGCTCGCACAAGCCCAAGAGTGTTTCTGGCAGAAAGCTGCACAAG ACGGGCTCAAGGACACGACGATCGCCAAGCTCGCCAAATCGGTGTCGGACCTGTACGAATCGAGCGCAGGGGCGGCGAATGCATCGGCTCTCCCAGCGGGCTGGAAGAACCATATTTTGTTTAAGCACTATCACTTtgcggctgctgcgcagtACCGCAAGAGCAACGACGACCTCGCAGAGAAGCGctacggcgacgagctcgggcgcctgttgctcgccgcgtcgtacgtccgccgtgcgctcgcactgccgacgcgcacgcttcCGCTtccggcgctcgccgaggattTGCAGGGCCTCCAGGCGATTGTCGATACGAATctcgcacgcgccgagcgcgacaacCAGCTCATCTACCTCGAGCCGACCACGAGCGAGGCCAACCTGCCTTtgatcggcgcggcgctcatgGCAAAAGAGGCGCCGTCAGACCtccaggcgccgctcgcgtcgaTTGGCCGGCCCGAGCACGAGCTGTGGTTCTACCGGCTGATTACCTACGGCATCGACGTCGCGGAGCGGCTGTACGCCGACCGCAAGCGGCACTTTATTGCGTCGACCATCGAGCCGATtctcgtccgcctcgacacgagcgccgccgagacgcgcagcgcgctcgacctgcccggcctgctcgaccgcatcgagtcgccgcggcgcatgccCGCGGCGTGGGCGACGTACACCTCGACCCTGCAAAAGACAGGGGGCTACGCGGCGCTCACACGCAAGAGCGAGAGCGTGCAGCACACCGCGGCGTTGTGccacgacctcgtcgcggaAGTCGACGGGATCCTCGGGCGCGCCCGGCCCAATCTCCCAGAAGCGAGTGTCGTGCGGCAGCACGAGCTCCAGACGCTCTGGCGGCAGtaccggcgcacgctcagcGAGGCGGCATCCAGCGACGCGACCGTGCGCGAAAAAATGGCGTcggtgcggccggcgctcgacgcgctgcagcgcggcggcgcggcgctcgccgatctGCTTACGCCGCAGTCGGCGGcactcgagcgtgcgcgccgcgaccttgcgcccgagctgcgggcgctgcgtgcgaacctcgagcaggtcgacgacggtgcggcgcagcggcgcacgctcctgctgcagctTCGCACTGCCTGCGACAGCGACGCGatccgcacgcgcctcgtcgacgcggcgcgcgagcggcacctcggcgaTGTCGCACAGACCCACACGGTGGaccccgcggcgctccaagACGTGCTAGAGGCCGGCATGGACAAGTACACGCCGTAccacgcgcgtgccgacgcgcttgcggccgagcaggcaGCGCAGCtccgcggcctgcgcgaaAAGACGGAGCGGCTCTTGAcccacggcgcgctcgccgcggcgctcgacgcgcaggacgcggcgcatgcgcgcgtcgacgacgcaTACGACGAGTACGCAACGTTGCtccagcacctcgacgaaGGCGCGGGGTTCtacgagcgcctctttggccTCCTGCGCACCTTTCGCGCCGAAGTCCACGACTGGCTCGAAGGCGTcagcggccgtgcgccgcagtgGGGCGCATTTCCGGGGGGCGACATTCAGTTTCGTGACACATAG